From Pseudoalteromonas sp. R3, one genomic window encodes:
- a CDS encoding J domain-containing protein, with translation MTDNPWEVLGIDPGADKKTIKRAYTSKLKLCKPDEDPEGFQQLRAAYDAALAYLEEQPQQRVKLGSTDALHSQPDTQAEPEAAPPATLPEAPEQPDFSAQEQHVSHVEPSIPANNQEMQEFKKELAELLDNSYRRNQQGAWQLLIEHPACVDVQNRRAASHRIFYAILNYQKSERAEVTPLDIEVLVFLNLHFDWAEDQELEEQVGHPDFYNMTHKEMPEPEIRIEPVGDTSNIANLFIGLTILCALGLIMISI, from the coding sequence GTGACAGACAATCCCTGGGAAGTACTGGGCATTGACCCCGGTGCCGATAAAAAGACCATAAAACGTGCCTACACAAGTAAGCTTAAGTTATGTAAACCCGATGAAGACCCTGAGGGGTTTCAACAACTGCGTGCAGCCTACGACGCGGCTTTAGCTTATCTGGAAGAGCAACCACAGCAACGCGTGAAACTGGGCTCAACAGATGCGCTGCACAGCCAGCCTGACACACAGGCTGAACCAGAAGCTGCGCCCCCAGCTACTTTACCCGAGGCACCGGAGCAACCCGATTTTTCCGCCCAGGAACAACACGTAAGCCATGTTGAACCGAGCATACCTGCTAACAATCAGGAAATGCAGGAGTTTAAAAAAGAGCTGGCGGAGCTGCTGGATAACTCCTATCGCCGCAATCAGCAAGGTGCCTGGCAGTTACTGATTGAACACCCAGCCTGCGTGGATGTGCAAAACCGTCGAGCGGCCTCGCACCGGATATTTTACGCCATACTGAACTATCAAAAGTCGGAGCGAGCAGAGGTCACTCCACTGGATATAGAAGTCCTGGTATTTTTGAACCTGCACTTTGACTGGGCGGAAGATCAGGAGCTGGAGGAGCAGGTGGGTCATCCCGATTTTTACAACATGACCCATAAAGAGATGCCAGAACCAGAAATTCGTATTGAGCCGGTGGGTGACACCAGTAACATTGCTAATCTTTTTATCGGTCTGACCATTCTCTGTGCTCTGGGCCTGATCATGATTTCTATCTAA